A genome region from Triticum aestivum cultivar Chinese Spring chromosome 2B, IWGSC CS RefSeq v2.1, whole genome shotgun sequence includes the following:
- the LOC123038753 gene encoding 4-hydroxyphenylacetaldehyde oxime monooxygenase-like produces the protein MLASQLLELLPQQWQLLLVILPLVSLLFLLHRSRNRSGSIRLPPGPWQLPILGNLHQIGPLAHRSLLVLSKRHGPVMLLRLGMVQTVVLSSPEAAREALKTHNVDCSGRSPSAGPRLLSYGYKDVIFSPYGEYVQEMRKLFILELLSRRRVQAACYARDAQVEKLVNNLTSIGTKLVPVTDYISATLDGIFGSFVFGGNRAAEKFKGQLVPVMNEAVDMLSSFSAEDFFANAAGSVFDRVTGIKARRHRIFKKLDGFFEQVIEHYVNEDPTRKKLDDNYGSTLVEELIDLWKKRNKITKDHVKAILMDTFVAGNDTSAITINWAMAELIRHPRVLKKVQEEIRTAVGKKERVQNEDMSKLNYLRMVVKETLRLHIPAALLVPRETLRKIQIAGYDIPAKTRVIVNAWAIARDPNVWKEAEEFYPERFEDTDIDFNGAHFELLPFGSGRRICPGMDMGVANVEFILANMLYCFNWELPPGMNIEDLSMEEEGALTIRKKTPLILVPTRYTAYQ, from the exons ATGCTGGCTTCTCAGCTTCTTGAGCTCCTACCCCAACAATGGCAGCTTCTGCTAGTAATCCTCCCACTCGTTTCCCTGCTCTTCCTCCTACACAGGAGCCGGAACAGGTCCGGTAGCATTAGGCTGCCACCAGGGCCCTGGCAGCTGCCCATCCTGGGCAACCTGCACCAGATCGGCCCGCTGGCCCACCGGAGCCTGTTGGTGCTCTCAAAGCGGCACGGGCCGGTGATGCTGCTGCGACTGGGCATGGTCCAGACGGTGGTGCTGTCCTCGCCGGAGGCCGCACGCGAGGCTCTCAAGACCCACAACGTCGACTGCTCCGGCCGGTCCCCCTCGGCAGGGCCACGGTTGCTGTCATATGGCTACAAGGACGTCATCTTCTCCCCATACGGCGAGTATGTCCAGGAGATGCGCAAGCTTTTCATCCTTGAGCTGCTCAGCAGGCGCCGCGTGCAGGCTGCTTGCTACGCTCGCGATGCCCAG GTAGAAAAGCTGGTGAATAACCTCACCAGTATCGGGACAAAACTGGTGCCGGTTACTGACTACATCTCTGCCACGTTGGATGGGATCTTTGGCTCTTTTGTTTTTGGGGGAAACCGCGCTGCAGAGAAATTCAAGGGGCAATTGGTCCCTGTGATGAACGAGGCCGTGGACATGCTGAGCAGCTTCTCTGCCGAGGACTTCTTCGCCAACGCCGCTGGCAGCGTCTTTGACCGTGTTACGGGCATCAAGGCCCGCCGACACAGGATCTTTAAGAAGCTCGATGGATTCTTTGAACAAGTCATCGAACATTACGTGAATGAGGACCCCACCAGAAAAAAACTTGATGACAATTACGGATCAACACTTGTGGAAGAACTTATCGACTTATGGAAGAAGCGCAATAAGATCACTAAGGATCATGTCAAGGCTATCCTCATG GACACTTTCGTCGCTGGCAATGATACTAGTGCAATAACAATAAACTGGGCAATGGCAGAGCTAATTCGGCACCCAAGGGTGCTTAAGAAGGTACAAGAAGAAATCAGAACTGCGGTAGGGAAGAAAGAGAGGGTGCAAAACGAAGACATGTCCAAGCTAAACTACTTAAGAATGGTTGTCAAGGAGACCCTACGGCTGCATATCCCGGCGGCTTTGCTGGTTCCAAGGGAGACCTTACGGAAGATTCAGATTGCAGGATACGACATCCCAGCCAAGACAAGGGTTATCGTAAATGCATGGGCTATTGCCAGGGATCCCAATGTTTGGAAGGAGGCGGAGGAGTTTTACCCTGAACGTTTTGAGGACACGGATATAGACTTCAATGGGGCACATTTCGAGCTATTGCCCTTTGGCTCGGGACGGCGCATCTGCCCAGGAATGGACATGGGTGTGGCCAATGTAGAATTCATCCTGGCCAACATGCTTTACTGCTTCAACTGGGAGCTTCCACCTGGAATGAATATTGAGGATTTAAGCATGGAAGAAGAAGGGGCTCTGACCATTCGAAAGAAGACGCCACTCATATTGGTGCCGACAAGGTACACTGCATATCAGTGA